The Branchiostoma floridae strain S238N-H82 chromosome 7, Bfl_VNyyK, whole genome shotgun sequence region GGCTATCATTTTGCCCAGTTGTCACGGTGCGCATTCCAATCCATGGAACGTCTTTGTGGATCACATTCGAAAACGTTCCCGTGGCAACCAAAGTTTCGCACAAGCGTTCGGTAGGGTAAACAGAGGAAAACAGCGATGTGTTGGCGActtccgatcttcaatatcaGGTGTTTTTAGTGGAGGAAGAGGAGAATTCCGACCTTCAATATCAAGTGTGTTTTgatggaggaagaggagaaTTATGATCTTCAATATCAGGTGTGTTTtgatggaggaggaggagaatcCCGATCTTCAATATCAGGTGTGTTTTgatggaggaagaggagaattccgatcttcaatatcaGCTGTGTTTTGATGGAGGAAGATGAgaattccgatcttcaatatcaGGTGTGTTTTGGTGGAGGAAGAGGAGAtttccgatcttcaatatcaGCTGTGTTTTgatggaggaagaggagaaTTCCGACCTTCAATATTAGGTGTGTTTTgatggaggaagaggagaattccgatcttcaatatcaGGTGTGTTTTgatggaggaagaggagaaTTCCGATCTTCACGGTATCGGTGTGTTTTgatggaggaagaggagaaTTCCGATCTTCAATGTCAGGTGTGTTTTgatggaggaagaggagaaTTCCCATCTTCAATATTAGGTGTGTTGTgatggaggaagaggagaattccgatcttcaatatcaGATGTGTTTTgatggaggaagaggagaaTTCCGACCTTCAATATCAGGTGTGTTTTgatggaggaagaggagaattccgatcttcaatatcaGGTGTGTTTTTATGGAGGAAGAGGAgaattccgatcttcaatatcgGTGTGTTTTgatggaggaagaggagaaTTCCGATCTTCAGTATCAGGTGTGTTTTgatggaggaagaggagaattccgatcttcaatataTGATGTGCTTTgatggaggaagaggagaattccgatcttcaatatcaGGTGTGTTTTTATGGAGGAAGAGGAgaattccgatcttcaatatcaGGTGTGTTTTgatggaggaagaggagaattccgatcttcaatataTGATGTGCTTTgatggaggaagaggagaattccgatcttcaatatgAGATGTGTTTTgatggaggaagaggagaattccgatcttcaatataTGATGTGCTTTgatggaggaagaggagaaTTCCGATCTTCAAAATCTGCAGTGGAGAAAAGGTGCGTTTTGCGATTCAAGGTAAGAGAGATACACTTTAACCGAATGATGCATTTTCAATATTGAATTTCGTCTATGCAAGTCTGCTCTGTAGCGCCACCTAGTGGTCTTAAACTTCTCTGCATTGCATTCTGCCACTTTACAAGCTGTACGTTCTTTGTGTAATACCTGATAAGCATATACTAAAGAGTTTTTGGAGTAACTTACCGCACCATACACGGTGCCCGTGCAGAGCCCATCTGTGTTTCaaagcccttgggccatacaactttgtgcaatcactatagCAGGGGGTTAGCCCACTTGATGTGGTGTGTTGTGTCCAACTCCAATACTTTCATATTTCTCGCTATATACTGAATACAAAAATAGATGAGAAATGATGAACGAAACTTTATTTCTATAAAAAAAGGTCAACTTTATTGGTGATATGGGAAacattgcaacaacaacaacaacaacaatgaagaGATCTGCAATGACTTTTCCTACCCCACAGTAAAGTGCACTAGAGCTGAGGTATATAACATAGGAACATGTGATGCTCCTCAAAACACACTGCTACCAACTAGTCTTTCTCAACACTACTTCAACCAACAAACTGGCAGGAAATGTACACCTTTAAGTAGTAGTTGGAAGGACAtaatttacagtttttttttataaatagaATATATTCATTGATTGACTGAACTGCACACATTTATGGAAAAATAGCTCATTTGGgatatttacacatttatgagtGGTTAACActgaaaaagaatgaaaaaaattcagCATTGCCTAACCTAGCTGCTCAAGGGTACCTATCACACATGTCATCAAATTCTAGCTATAAACAAAATTGCATAGCTGTGCTGGGGGGAAATTAAGTACAGGGAGCTAAAGTTTGCTGTGATTTTTAACTAGAAGGGTTTGCATGTCATCTACTATTGGGCAATTCTACAGACAGCATCTACAAAATGCCAATATCTCACATGTTCCAAGGCAGCAGTATCATACAGCTTCAGGCAGTTCATTCCCTTGAGTTCAAGCGTCAGGATTTGTCCATAATATACAGTTTAGCACTGCAATTGTCTCAAAACAAGCATTATTCCAGTTACATTTTCAACCACTAAGACTAACTCAGGTATGgtcaaaactgtacaagtgaccacctctatacaaggaccacctggccaatgtgacacTTTTTGGGTGTTACCTAAAGACaatttccccattgacacaagcactgagaatcctgtctatagcaaccacctgtctacatagacCAGGTTTTATCAGTCCCTAGTGTGGTCTCCTTGTGCAGTTTGACAGTATAAGCCAGTTGGAACAAGACATCTTTGAAATCTTACTTTTCACAAATTCagctgtatatgtacataagcTCAAATGCAATACATACCTGAATGAAAAACTCTCGCATTCTCATATATCAACAATATGCTTGTCAGTTCTTTCATACATAACATTCAACAATGTCAGAATGTGAAATGGCAAGTGCAACTTTTCACATGAAATAAGCaatatacaaatgcaatgcTTCATTACGTCTATCATATAATTAATGTGCACCGGGGAATCTAACTCCgaacacaatttttttaaagttctacCAAAAAGAAATTACTAATGCCATAGAGAGGTAAAGTATGTAGTGACATAATGTTTGGTAGATGTAATAACAGTCCATCAGAAAAGAAAACGTTATCCTATAAAATATTACTTTACATGGAATGATTTTGACAGTTTTTGTTTCATAGACTTGAAAATTAAACATTACAAATGAGCATCTCATCCAAACTTTTACACTTTAACTGAAAGCACCATCGTAAATAGAGTTACAACTGCACCAGATTTTGTTATCAATTAATTTATGCTTGTCATGACTTGAATTTTTGTgacagctatatatatatatagaaaagtacatttttgatCGTTTTCACTGTAACAGAACTAATACTGCAGTTTAGTCATGCATTGCAGTCATGGTTGTACAAAATATTCTACATATTTAACAAAATCAAGTTTCATAAACATATTTCTTACCAATACTGTGTCAATGATGTTGTTCAATGCATGCTGAAAACACAAGGAACACTTCTAGCTAGCGAAAGCCAGCAGCTCATCATACAAGCACCACATCTTCATCTACAAATACAGCACATCTTCAATATGAAGGAAATGGCTTCTACTTAACGGTCTGGACACACCTTgggtgtctttttttctgcGTATTGCTTCAGTGATGACAGTAGGTTGCTGACAAATTACCTTACCCATCCTGCCAGTGTCCCAGTCTGAAATACTGATTTTGGATAAACGTTTGTTCATCAACCGAACAGTCTGCAACAAACTGTAACATACACACAATTTGCAGAATTTGTTTTTACTGAAGTCTGTACATTCCCATCTGTTTCCTATCATTTCTTGTATTCTACAAAACAGTTTGACATCTTCAACCCAAACCTTCAACACACTGCCAAACTGGTAATAACAAACTGTGCATGTTGAAGATTAACTGATCAAAGCAACGTCTTAATATCAAGCCACAACCTAACCAAAACAACAGATGCTGACCCTACCATACATATACCTACATTGCACAGGACATGTAACACATTCGTAGCTGCTCATGACATTTTCACTGATGGGGCTATGGTTCAAGCATCTTCAAACCTGGCAAAATAAGCCCATTCAAAGATTTGACAGCACATGCACATGTCAAAGCGTGAAAGCCCCTGAGATCTGAACAAAACACGTCTAGACATTTCAAACCGAGAAACAGAGGCCATACATATCTAAGATTCATTCTTATTTTGCGCATAAGGCAGGAGGATCTGCTAAATATCGGCATTTATAAAGCATGGTTGAGGCAAGAACAGTTTACAAGTCAGTGGCTTTCACCATTgacctgtgcatgtgcagttggaTTTGTGAATAAGcctattacaatttacatgccCCTACATCTACTATACAAGTGTTTGAGATGTTGGTAATGATAGGGTTAGGATTCAAGTTGTTTCAGAACCAGACCGTAATATGTGAAGATTTGTACATCTCTACACTGCATACTGACAACTTTGATTGTTTGCAATGTTGGTACACATGTACTGAAAGGGTTCAGACTACAGGAGTGACAGAAACAGGTTTACGACGAAGGTTTCTCATCGGAGATGGTGTAGAAAATCCCGGTGTCCGAGGACGTGGACTGTGACCTGGGATGAAGCCTTGTACATCTCTACACTGCATAATAACAAATTTGATTGCTTGCAATGTTGGTATACATGTACGGAAAGGTTTCAGACTAAAGGAGTGGGTTTATGACGAAGGTTTCTCATCAGAGATGGTGTAGAAAATTCCGGTGTCCGAGGACGTAGACTGTGACCTGGACAGCGACTTGCGCTTCTCCGTGGGAGAGCGCCTCCTCTCGAGGGTGGGAGTGAGGGCGGTGCGGGGGACGCGGGCGGGGGAGCCCATGATGATGGGGGAGGCAGCATCTATCGGGGAGCTGCTGCCGCTGTTGCGCAGCTTCCACTGCAGTTCCTCGTTCTCCATGGAGAGGCGCTTGCTGGCGTTTTCCTGCCGTTCGTACTGCTGTCTCAGCTGGGCATGCTCGGTAGACATTTGCCTGGAATTGGGAAAATGTCATCGATTCAGCTGAAGTCAGTAGAGAAGTTCACACTTGTGCGGACTACAAATACCTTGTGTCATGGGGTGATAACATAATTTCTGCAGACGTTTGAATGCGCTCTAAGAAACTGACTTCCTGTTAATGTGGACAGGTCCAAATGCATCAAACTCATTCCAATGCAGAAATGATGTTATCAGCCTGTCAGGCATGAAGCTCTTTAATTTGCAGCACTCTAAGAAACAACAAAACCAGACAATTCCTATACTTCTGTGGATATTGAAATTAAGAATGTTGCTCGTCTGAAGCTTTGCAATACTGCTGCGTGCTGCTTGCACTACATTGCAATTGTTGTTGGATATTCTAACTTACCTCTGAAACTCAGATTTGATGGATAACATTGCCTCCATGTCTTCAGTCTTCCTCTCCAACATCTTAATCTTGTCCTTCAAGTCTGGGATTTCAGATACCTGTGGTATAAACAACAAGAATTGTTGATGTATATATCTCTTACTCCATTCATCAACACGTTCATCTTCAAGGTGGTTCAGTGCACACGGTTTTCCTTGGAGACTGACTTAAGGCAACACAATATGACTTACATTCATAGGCAACTTAACAATAGGATGACTAACTCAAAACAATAATTTTGCttttaaatctaaaaaaaaaagtcaagagTTGTGTGGGCATtattaactttttttcagtctaAGTCAATCATTGTTAACCATCAGCCCACTGCTAACCAGTTTCTAGTCCTGCTCAGGTCCATCCCTTCCACCCACCTGTTTATCCAGCTCCATGTTGCGTTTCCTGAGGTCGTGGACCTCCTGACTCTTGATGTCCAGTACGGCCTTCAGACTGTCCACCTCGGCGGGAAGGTGTTTGTACGGCGTGATGGCGGCCTGGACACGCATGTCTGTGTCCTTGTTCAGCGCCTCCTCAAACATCTGCGCCTTGTCCTTCTGGCGCTGGTACTGGAAGTTCAGGGTTTCTATTTGGTCCTGTTAGAAGAGAAACATTGCCGTTACTTTAAGTCTTAACATATTTGCAATTATTTTGCAGGGGCCGTTTCACAGAGAAATTATGGCAATGTGAATAATTTTCCACTGCATAAtcttactgtaaaacaaaattgTGGCATCGTGTAGCAAAACTGTAGGGTATTATACCTCTAAGCCCAGAGGGCCTGCATTTTGAGAACCATGATATACTCCATGGTTATGCGCATGGGAAAGGCATTACGCTCTATTAGCTCACTTGGCCATACATTCTAGCAGAGATACACAGAGATACTCTTGCATTAACATTTCCATAATTGCTCACAAGGAGAAATGCCAGGATCTGTTCTTCCTGCCATGATTCTAAATTTCACCCATGTAATTTACAGCCAAAGCAGGATACAATTATGATCAAGAGGTGGCAACGTTTCACCAGGAAGAAAAAGCAGTTGTGCTTCCTTACCTCAAGAGAAAGTCTTGTCTTCTCAAAGTTTGTTGTCAGGCTACCTATTTGTTCCTGATGCTGCCTTTTTAATTCTGTAgataagaaaggaaaaaaaagtctTGTTAGTTTTGTTGATTTGTACTAGTATCAGTTTtgccttttctattatgttcaCCCAAAGCTTTCAGAAACCACCCTtacaacaatggtacattccagagATGTCATGACCAATATCTGTACAATGTTGCCCAATTCCCCCAGTAACCATGTTATAACCATGTTATACTACACAGCCTGGCAGGCCACCAAAGACCTTCAGGTTTTCTAGTATGTGTCTGCACTCCATCATTCATCCGTTTATAACCTTATCTGTTTAGGGGGTCTTCATGATAGTATGTGACAGTGGAGGTGGGTGGATGCTAACTGtcacactgtaaatgcagaaatgttcacggtggattaatgttcgcagttttcgcggtgatcacttcaccgtgaacttaaaaccacagcgaacatttttctattatggtattagactgcagtctatggtgttactgcgaacttaaatccaccacggaaagttttttttccagctaccgcgaaattaaatccccgcaaacttaaatgcatttatagtgtTACAGACTACACTTAGATGTAATTGCTGAACTATTCATTTCTCAGGAGCCCTATTCATTGGCACATTTATCAAAGGAAAGTCATTCTGCTGTGAGAATCAAACTTTAAGCATGTGTCTGACACTAAAAATTGTCACTGCTTAACTGACACTTTGGGACATTAGTGTTTAAGATGGCAAGATGGAATAATGAAGATTGAAACAAACTGTACAGACACCTGAGTGAGGGCTGTTTATTAAATCCCAATGCTTTAAATTGGTCGTTTTGTAAACAAATATTTGACTTTAGGCCTGATCACCATGGGctttatactacatgtatgttttaagGAACACATCAATAAGTACAAAACAATGCCATAGGTGCAAATTCTGGAAAACAATTTTGTCACCACATTTACTAATACGATTGGTTCAAGAAATGGAAACTTGGTTGTTCTGGGGGGATATCCTTCTTTTCCAGTCACAGTCAGTTGCTTCCAAATTAGAGCTTGAGGATGCGCAGACTTGATTTGAGTCTTGAAACAAATTGGGGGtgtgccccccccccataaatCATCAAGTATACAAAGACAGACCATTCTAGAGGCTGGGGGTGTGACAAATGACGTGACATTGTACAAGTTCTATATGATATATCTGCTATGCTTGTAGTGCCTCTAGGGTGTGAgtttcatacaaaatgtatgtatttatacCTCCAATCTACTGTGCCTCTTGGTTGTGAGTTACAGTGATATGTACCGGGTACATATACCTTCTAACTTTTGTGCCTCTAGTTGTACCTCTAGGTTTGATGTGTTCAAATACTGGTTCTTTCCTAGAAATATCACTGAGTGGAATTTGTTGCCATCAAGTGTATTCTCACTCTAGATAGCTTCAATTTACTTGCCAATGGGTTTAATCCCATCAAGTGCATTCTCACTAGATAGCTCCAAACAACATTTacagtcagatgtgcaaagaTTAGGTATGACAAGCCCttcaatgtaatataaccagctgctgctacatgtatacaacatgCCTGCGAATccggtgtgttatgccgaagggcggttataccggctatatcaATACAGATCCAGAATGTGATAATGTATGTACCTTCTATCTCCTGAGCCTGTAGTGCCTCTAGCTTGTGGATCTCCTCTGCATGTTTCTGTTCCAGTTCTCGG contains the following coding sequences:
- the LOC118419546 gene encoding microtubule-associated tumor suppressor candidate 2-like, with product MPGTSGVKRGGDSKTSATVSPSPKRVLPVPPSPATRAHANETRGSRIKGPVSPPPTKASQPDLVASNSVTPSKSSKEISRLEALCEARTKELNITKMQLKEGMTGFDAMAVLVKYLTEEMDAFSHPTLLTQIQRLEEELHHARSERDAQKLDLERLQNDIHNTIAAHKDHINKLKDDHAAELKLQEDEFQLVRQAEMGRLTTQHRLEVEILADGHKNQLLEICEAHQAATRELEQKHAEEIHKLEALQAQEIEELKRQHQEQIGSLTTNFEKTRLSLEDQIETLNFQYQRQKDKAQMFEEALNKDTDMRVQAAITPYKHLPAEVDSLKAVLDIKSQEVHDLRKRNMELDKQVSEIPDLKDKIKMLERKTEDMEAMLSIKSEFQRQMSTEHAQLRQQYERQENASKRLSMENEELQWKLRNSGSSSPIDAASPIIMGSPARVPRTALTPTLERRRSPTEKRKSLSRSQSTSSDTGIFYTISDEKPSS